The genomic window AGTTGGCTTGTCCGATATTTCCCATCAAACCGACCACACTAGACATGTTGATAATCGCACCTTCACGTGCCTTGATCATCTGTTTCAAGACTGCTTGCGTCATGTTGAAAGCACCTGTCAAGTTGATCTTAATCACTTTTTCAAAGTCTTCTTCGGTCATCTTGAGCATAAGCGTATCTTGAGTGATCCCAGCATTGTTGACCAATACATCGACAGAACCGAGTTCTGCAATCGCTTGATCTACCATACGCTTGGCATCTGCAAAGTCTGAAACATCACCTGAAATCGGTACTATTTTGACACCATAGTTTGAAAACTCAGCCAGCAATTCTTCTGAGATTGCTCCGCGACTATTCAAAACTACATTAGCGCCTAGTTGGGCAAATTTGTGAGCAATGGCAAGTCCGATACCACGACTTGAACCTGTTACAAAAACATTTTTGTTTGTAAGTTGCATTCTATTTCTCCTATTTCCTGTTGTATTTTGTGGGAGAAGGGATCACTAGTTTCCTAACAGAGCATCCAAGCTTGCTTGGTCTTCAACGTTAGCTAGCTGAGCTGATTTATCGATTTTTTTGACAAAACCTGATAGGACCTTGCCAGGACCAATTTCAATAAAGTTGGTTACCCCAGCATCCTGCATCACAGCAATACTTTCATAAAAACGAACAGGTTCTTTCACCTGACGCGTCAAAAGCTCTTGGATTCGACCTTTTTTCATAACAGCAGCTTCCGTATTGTCGACTAGTGGGCAAGTGAAATCAGCGAAACTCACTCCCTCAAGAGCTCCAGCTAGTTGCTGACTGGCTGGCTCAAGAAGGGCTGTATGGAAAGGACCCGATACATTTAAAGGAATCAATCGTTTTGCTCCTGCTTCCTGCAAGAGTTCAACTGCGCGGTCAACTGCAGCCACCTCACCACCGATGACGATTTGGCTTGGGGTGTTGTAGTTAGCTGGAGTGACTACTCCAACTTTAGAGGCTGTTTCACAAGCTTCCTCAATCACTTCAACTGGAGTATTAAGAACGGCAACCATCTTCCCAGAGCCTGCAGGTGCAGCCTCTTCCATATAAGCACCACGTTTAGCAACCAAGGCAACTGCATCCTCAAAGTCCAAGGCACCACTTGCTACAAGAGCAGAATATTCCCCAAGAGACAATCCTGCTACCATATCTGGCTGATAACCCTTTTCTTTCAATAGTCGGTAAATAGCAACCGAAGTCGCTAAAATAGCTGGCTGCGTATAGCGAGTCTGGTTTAACTTGGTTTCTTCCTTATCGATCAAGTCACGAAGGTCATAACCCAAAACCTGACTGGCTTGGTCAATTGTTTCCTTGACGATAGGGTAGCGATCATAGAGATCACGCCCCATTCCTAGATACTGAGCACCTTGACCCGCAAATAGAAAGGCTGTTTTAGTCATTTCTTACAACTCCTGCCCAACGAGAGGCTTCTTCTTGAATTTTTTTGGCTGCGCCATAGTATAAATCTTTTAGGATTTCTTCGACAGTTTCCTCTTTAGATACCAAACCAGCAATCTGACCTGCCATGACAGATCCACCTTCTACATCTCCATGAACAACGGCTTTAGCAAGAGCACCAGCTCCCATTTGTTCAAAGATTTCTAAATCCGGATTTTCTTGTTTAAAGGCATCTTTTTCAGCCTGCTCAAAGTCACGTGTCAACTGATTTTTAATGGCACGAACAGCATGACCAAAGTGTTGAGCTGAAATAGTCGTATCGATGTCACGCGCTTTTAAGATTTTTTCCTTGTATTTTGGATGGGCGTTAGATTCCTTAGCTACTACGAAACGCGTACCAACTTGAACGGCCTCAGCACCAAGCATAAAGCCTGCAGCGACACCTTCACCGTCCGCAATTCCTCCAGCTGCGATAACCGGGATTGAAACAGCTGCAGCAACTTGGCGAACCAAGGTCATCGTTGTTAATTTACCAATATGCCCACCGGCTTCCATTCCTTCTGCAATAACTGCATCTGCACCAATTTTTTCCATGCGTTTTGCCAAAGCAACACTTGGAACAACAGGAATAACTGTAATTCCTGCATCATGGAAACGAGTCATGTATTTACTTGGATTTCCGGCACCAGTTGTAACCGCCTTAACCCCTTCTTCAATCACGAGATCAACGATGTCTTCTACAAAAGGTGACAAGAGCATGATGTTAACACCAAAAGGTTTGTCCGTAAGTGATTTGATTTTATCGATATTAGCCTTTACGACCTCTTTAGGTGCATTCCCACCACCGATGATTCCTAGACCACCAGCTTTTGATACTGCACCAGCCAAGTCACCGTCTGCAACCCAGGCCATTCCTCCTTGAAAAATAGGATAATCAATGTTCAATAATTCTGTAATACGTGTTTTCATAGTGCCTCCATCATTCCTTGCTTACGTAATAGTTCGACGAGTTTATCATTTGAGTTTCAAACTATTACCTAAACAAGAGGGAGTGGGTTTCCCCTACTCCTTCTAGTAATATGTTAATTATTTTGTTTGCTCTTCAACGTAGGCAACCAAGTCACCAACTGTTTTCAAGTTATCTTCTGCTTCGATTTGGATATCGAAAGCATCTTCGATTTCAGAGATTACTTGGAACAAGTCCAATGAATCTGCATCCAAATCATCAAAAGTAGATTCAAGTGTTACTTCTGATGCGTCTTTCCCAAGTTCTTCAACGATAATTTCTTGTACTTTTTCAAATACTGCCATGATAGGACTCCTTTAAAATATAAAAAATTTATAACTATGTGTTTACCACATGATTACCTAGATTGTAAGAATGAGTGTGCCCCATGTCAAACCTCCACCGAAGCCTGATAGGAGAATCGTCTGGCTATCATCTAAACGAATCATACCATTCTCCACACACTCTGAGAGCAAAATCGGGATACTTGCTGCACTGGTATTCCCATACTCCATCATATTGGCTGGAAGTTTGTCTCGGTCAACACCGATCTTCTTAGCCATCTTATCCAAAATGCGGATATTTGCCTGATGAAGCAAGAGATAATCCAATTCCGATGCTGCGATCGGACCATTTTCAATGGTTTCTTTGATCGATCTAGCAACATCACGATTTGCAAAATCAAAAACTGCTCGTCCATCCATTTTCAAAAAAGCAGGAACTGCTTCTTGATCCGAGAAAGGAGAAGCCAAAGCCGTTTGACCATAGGTCAAACACTCGCTCCGAGAGCCATCCGTATAGAGACTTTCCACAAGGAAGTGACGTGTTTCGCTCGCTTCCAAGAGAACCCCACCAGCACCATCCCCAAAGAGAACAGCTGTCGAACGATCTGACCAATCAACTGCCTTGGATAAGGTCTCAGCCCCGATAACAATCCCTTTTTTGAACTGTCCAGAACTTAAAAACTTTTCTGCAGTTGAGAGAGCGAATACAAAGCCACTGCAAGCTGCTATCAGATCAAAGGCGAAAGCTCTATGCGCTCCGATATTTGCCTGAACTCGAGCTGCTGTGGAAGGCATCATCGAGTCTGGGGTAATCGTCGCTACAATGATAAAATCAATCTGATCCGCTGTTAAGCTCCCTTTAGCCAACAAGCTCTTAGCTACTTCTGTCGCTAAATCACTTGTAGACTCTGTTTTTGAAATATGTCTCTGTTTAATTCCTGTCCGACTTGAAATCCACTCATCGTTTGTGTCCATGATTTGGGCTAAGTCATGATTAGTGACCACTTGCTCTGGAACATAATGAGCAACCTGGCTTATCTTTGCAAAAGCCATTATTTCAAATCCTCCAAAAATTGATAAAGGTTCGTTAAACCTCTGCCCATGACTTCTTTTTCCTCAGGGCTCATGCCATCGATGATTTTTTCAACCATAGCCTTGTGGAATCGTTTATGAAGGCGGTGAACCAAACGACCTTGCTTTGTCAAATGCAGATAGACCACGCGACGGTCTTGGTCAGAACGAATACGCTCAATATAACCTTTTCTCTCCAGGTTATTCAAACTCGTCGTCACTGTCCCAAGAGTTACCATCAGTTCTTTTGAAACCTTACTTGGCGTTGCCTCCGGGAACTTCCCAATCACATCAATCGTGTGCATTTCTTTGATGGAGATGTCTTTGAATCGACTACCTCGTAAGCTAACCTCCTCGATCACAAGGACGTTATTAAAAATAGATGTTAGATAATCATTTACTTGTTGGTAGTCCAAACTTTTTCCCTCCTCCTCAAAAAAACTTTTACAATCAAAACATTTGATAAAAGAAGTATAACAAACTTCAAAAAATTGTGCAAGTATTTTTTTACATTCCTGTAAATTTTGGTCTTCTTCTTTCAGAATGCGCTCGAACCCCTTCTTTAAAGTCTTCAGTTAAAGATAACGATTCTTGTAATTCCAATTCTAATTCAGCGTAATTCTGCCAATCCTTAAATTGACTTTCCCAAACTAGCTTTTTAATCGCTGCGTATGAGTTTGCTGAACCTCTTCTTAATTTTTTTAGAACTTGTTCTCTTGTTTTTTCTAATTTGTCAACTTCACAAACACGGTATACCACGCCCCATTCTAGCGCTTTTTCAGCAGTCAAGGCTTCACCTGTCATGGCAAGTTGTGCAGCTCGTGTTACCCCGATACTACGACTCAAGAGATGAATCCCACCAGCGTCTGGTGCCAAGCCAACTCCAACAAAGGCTTGAATGAATTTTGCCTTGTCAGTCGCCAAACAAAAATCAACTGCTACTGCCATATTTGCTGCAGCACCAGCAACCGCTCCATCTACCTCCATCAAAACAGGTTTAGGAATTTGCTTGATTTTAAAAGAAATTGTATTGACTAACTCTGCAATCTTATTCAAAGAAGGGATATCATCTTCGTCCACTGCGCGTTTCATCTCAACCAAGTCTCCCCCAACTGAAAAGACCTTCCCATTAGCATTAATCAAGATGAACTGCACAGCTTGATCCTGCTCCGCTAGAGTCAAAGCTTCTAAAATTTCCTCACACATTGGGATATGGAAACCATTTGCCACTTCGGGACGATTCAAAGTAATGATAGCCAGATCATCTACGATCTGATATAAGATATGATTCATAGCTTCTCCTTTTCTTTTATAAGGCAATAAAATTTTTTTATCATCAAAGTATACCTTTTTTTGGATAAAGAGGCAAGGAAAAACTAAAGGAAAGTGTCTCAGCTGATTATTTTCCCATTCATTATGAATGTGAGAGAAATTTTACACACTTACTTTTAAACTGTTATTGCTTTTCAGAATAAGTTAATGTTTTCTTCTATTATAATAGGAAGTTATTTTCTTCATTGAAAAATACCCCTCTTTCTGCTATAATCGTATAAAATACTTACTTGAGGAGTCCTTATGAAGGTTGTAAAATTTGGCGGAAGCTCGCTTGCCTCTGCTGGTCAGTTAGAAAAAGTCTTAAACATCGTTAAAAGTGATAAAGAACGCCGTTTTGTAGTCGTTTCTGCACCCGGCAAACGCAATGCTGAAGATACCAAGGTAACTGATGCTTTGATTAAATACTATCGCGACTATGTGGCTGGAAATGACATCAGTGCTAGCCAAAGCTGGATCATTGACCGTTATGCCGCTATGGTTAGTGAACTAGGGTTAAAACCTGCTGTTTTAGAAAAAATCTCTAAAAGTATTCGGGCCTTGGCAACTCTTCCTATAGAGGACAATGAATTTCTCTATGACACCTTCCTAGCGGCTGGAGAAAATAACAATGCCAAATTGATTGCAGCCTACTTTAACCAAAACGGTATCGATGCACGCTATGTTCACCCAAGAGAAGCTGGAATTGTTGTCACAAGTGAACCAGGAAACGCACGTATCATTCCATCTAGTTATGACAAGATTGAAGGCTTGGCTGATAGCAACGAAGTCCTTGTCATCCCTGGTTTCTTTGGTGTGACTAAGGAAAATCAAATCTGTACTTTTTCACGTGGTGGTTCAGATATCACAGGTTCTATCATTGCAGCAGGTGTTAAGGCTGATCTCTATGAAAACTTTACGGACGTAGATGGTATCTTTGCTGCCCACCCTGGTATTATCCACCAACCACACTCCATTCCTGAATTAACCTACCGTGAAATGCGTGAGTTGGCTTACGCTGGATTTTCAGTTCTTCATGACGAAGCTCTTCTTCCTGCCTACCGCGGAAAAATTCCTCTTGTCATCAAGAATACCAACAACCCTGATCACCCAGGTACGCGCATTGTTTTAGAACACAGTAGTGATAAATTCCCAGTAGTAGGGATTGCAGGTGACTCAGGATTCGTCAGCATCAACATGTCAAAATACCTCATGAACCGCGAAGTCGGGTTTGGTCGCAAGGTTCTGCAAATCCTTGAGGACCTCAACATCGGTTGGGAACACATGCCTACAGGTATCGACGATCTTTCAATCATCCTCCGCTCCCGTGAATTGACTCCTATCAAAGAAGAAGAAATTCTACGTCAACTCGTTCAAAAAGCTGAAGTGGACCATGCTGAAATCGAACACGACCTTTCCATCATTATGATTGTCGGAGAAAAGATGAAGAGCCATATCGGGGTAACTGCTACTGCAACACGCGCTCTATCTGAAAACAAGATCAACATCCAGATGATGTCCCAAGGCTCAAGTGAAGTTTCCATCATGTTTGTTGTCAATAAAGAGCAAGAAAAGGCAGCTATCAAGGCTCTCTATCATGCCTTTTTCGATGAAAGTAAGGAAGATTAATCATGGCCCAATCACTCAATCAAGTCATTGACCTCCAAACTACTGGGACATCTTACCTCTCTATCTCTGGAAAAGTTGGAAAATTTTTAGTTGGGGATCAAGCCTTAGAGTTTTATCCTGATGTCAATGTCGAACAATATATCCAAATCCCCTGGTCCAGCGTCAATCAAATCGGAGCTAACGTAAGTGGTCGCAAGATCAGCCGCCACTTTGAAGTCTTTAC from Streptococcus oralis includes these protein-coding regions:
- the fabG gene encoding 3-oxoacyl-[acyl-carrier-protein] reductase, whose translation is MQLTNKNVFVTGSSRGIGLAIAHKFAQLGANVVLNSRGAISEELLAEFSNYGVKIVPISGDVSDFADAKRMVDQAIAELGSVDVLVNNAGITQDTLMLKMTEEDFEKVIKINLTGAFNMTQAVLKQMIKAREGAIINMSSVVGLMGNIGQANYAASKAGLIGFTKSVAREVANRNVRVNALAPGMIESDMTAVLSDKVKEATLAQIPMKHFGQAEHIADATVFLAGQDYLTGQVLAVDGGLSM
- the fabD gene encoding ACP S-malonyltransferase, with the translated sequence MTKTAFLFAGQGAQYLGMGRDLYDRYPIVKETIDQASQVLGYDLRDLIDKEETKLNQTRYTQPAILATSVAIYRLLKEKGYQPDMVAGLSLGEYSALVASGALDFEDAVALVAKRGAYMEEAAPAGSGKMVAVLNTPVEVIEEACETASKVGVVTPANYNTPSQIVIGGEVAAVDRAVELLQEAGAKRLIPLNVSGPFHTALLEPASQQLAGALEGVSFADFTCPLVDNTEAAVMKKGRIQELLTRQVKEPVRFYESIAVMQDAGVTNFIEIGPGKVLSGFVKKIDKSAQLANVEDQASLDALLGN
- the fabK gene encoding enoyl-[acyl-carrier-protein] reductase FabK, whose amino-acid sequence is MKTRITELLNIDYPIFQGGMAWVADGDLAGAVSKAGGLGIIGGGNAPKEVVKANIDKIKSLTDKPFGVNIMLLSPFVEDIVDLVIEEGVKAVTTGAGNPSKYMTRFHDAGITVIPVVPSVALAKRMEKIGADAVIAEGMEAGGHIGKLTTMTLVRQVAAAVSIPVIAAGGIADGEGVAAGFMLGAEAVQVGTRFVVAKESNAHPKYKEKILKARDIDTTISAQHFGHAVRAIKNQLTRDFEQAEKDAFKQENPDLEIFEQMGAGALAKAVVHGDVEGGSVMAGQIAGLVSKEETVEEILKDLYYGAAKKIQEEASRWAGVVRND
- a CDS encoding acyl carrier protein, with the translated sequence MAVFEKVQEIIVEELGKDASEVTLESTFDDLDADSLDLFQVISEIEDAFDIQIEAEDNLKTVGDLVAYVEEQTK
- a CDS encoding beta-ketoacyl-ACP synthase III, with protein sequence MAFAKISQVAHYVPEQVVTNHDLAQIMDTNDEWISSRTGIKQRHISKTESTSDLATEVAKSLLAKGSLTADQIDFIIVATITPDSMMPSTAARVQANIGAHRAFAFDLIAACSGFVFALSTAEKFLSSGQFKKGIVIGAETLSKAVDWSDRSTAVLFGDGAGGVLLEASETRHFLVESLYTDGSRSECLTYGQTALASPFSDQEAVPAFLKMDGRAVFDFANRDVARSIKETIENGPIAASELDYLLLHQANIRILDKMAKKIGVDRDKLPANMMEYGNTSAASIPILLSECVENGMIRLDDSQTILLSGFGGGLTWGTLILTI
- a CDS encoding MarR family winged helix-turn-helix transcriptional regulator, whose protein sequence is MDYQQVNDYLTSIFNNVLVIEEVSLRGSRFKDISIKEMHTIDVIGKFPEATPSKVSKELMVTLGTVTTSLNNLERKGYIERIRSDQDRRVVYLHLTKQGRLVHRLHKRFHKAMVEKIIDGMSPEEKEVMGRGLTNLYQFLEDLK
- a CDS encoding enoyl-CoA hydratase; its protein translation is MNHILYQIVDDLAIITLNRPEVANGFHIPMCEEILEALTLAEQDQAVQFILINANGKVFSVGGDLVEMKRAVDEDDIPSLNKIAELVNTISFKIKQIPKPVLMEVDGAVAGAAANMAVAVDFCLATDKAKFIQAFVGVGLAPDAGGIHLLSRSIGVTRAAQLAMTGEALTAEKALEWGVVYRVCEVDKLEKTREQVLKKLRRGSANSYAAIKKLVWESQFKDWQNYAELELELQESLSLTEDFKEGVRAHSERRRPKFTGM
- a CDS encoding aspartate kinase, with the translated sequence MKVVKFGGSSLASAGQLEKVLNIVKSDKERRFVVVSAPGKRNAEDTKVTDALIKYYRDYVAGNDISASQSWIIDRYAAMVSELGLKPAVLEKISKSIRALATLPIEDNEFLYDTFLAAGENNNAKLIAAYFNQNGIDARYVHPREAGIVVTSEPGNARIIPSSYDKIEGLADSNEVLVIPGFFGVTKENQICTFSRGGSDITGSIIAAGVKADLYENFTDVDGIFAAHPGIIHQPHSIPELTYREMRELAYAGFSVLHDEALLPAYRGKIPLVIKNTNNPDHPGTRIVLEHSSDKFPVVGIAGDSGFVSINMSKYLMNREVGFGRKVLQILEDLNIGWEHMPTGIDDLSIILRSRELTPIKEEEILRQLVQKAEVDHAEIEHDLSIIMIVGEKMKSHIGVTATATRALSENKINIQMMSQGSSEVSIMFVVNKEQEKAAIKALYHAFFDESKED
- a CDS encoding DUF956 family protein, which codes for MAQSLNQVIDLQTTGTSYLSISGKVGKFLVGDQALEFYPDVNVEQYIQIPWSSVNQIGANVSGRKISRHFEVFTDQGKFLFASKDSGAILKIAREKLGNDKVVKLPTLLQTIGQKLKNLFAKK